The Chiloscyllium plagiosum isolate BGI_BamShark_2017 chromosome 43, ASM401019v2, whole genome shotgun sequence genome includes a window with the following:
- the LOC122543357 gene encoding elastase-1-like: MLRLVILVSLALLGQCFETPRIIGGVESQPNAWPWQVSLQGLSSYWYHTCGGSLVHPRWVMTAGHCVDMPGLVYRVALGDHNIYETEGPEQYILVDKVVLNKKWTGDLSVGHDIAMVRLAEEAILNDKVQLALLPQKGEILPNDYLCFATGWGYKFNGGEVSSTLQQVPIRIVDYKTCSRPDLWGYYVNDIMVCAGGDGFVSGCQGDSGGPLNCEKDGKFYVHGVTSFIYAGGCRFYMKPTVWTRVSAEIDWINEVITKG; the protein is encoded by the exons ATGTTGAGATTGGTAATCTTGGTGAGCCTTGCCTTGCTTG GGCAGTGCTTTGAAACGCCACGTATCATTGGAGGAGTTGAATCTCAGCCCAATGCTTGGCCATGGCAG gtttCACTTCAAGGCTTATCTAGTTACTGGTATCATACATGCGGAGGCAGTCTGGTTCATCCCAGATGGGTGATGACTGCCGGTCACTGTGTAGACat GCCAGGTTTGGTATACCGTGTTGCATTGGGTGACCACAACATTTATGAGACAGAAGGCCCTGAACAGTACATATTAGTTGATAAAGTTGTGCTGAATAAGAAGTGGACTGGAGACCTTTCTGTTGG ACATGACATTGCAATGGTTCGCCTTGCTGAAGAGGCAATTCTCAATGACAAAGTCCAGCTTGCATTACTGCCACAAAAGGGAGAGATTCTGCCAAATGACTACCTGTGCTTTGCCACTGGATGGGGTTACAAATTTA ATGGTGGGGAAGTTAGTTCTACTCTTCAGCAGGTTCCCATTCGGATTGTGGACTACAAAACCTGTTCCAGACCTGACCTTTGGGGCTACTATGTCAATGACATCATGGTGTGTGCAGGCGGAGATGGTTTCGTCTCAGGCTGTCAG GGAGATTCTGGTGGTCCTCTGAACTGTGAGAAAGATGGGAAGTTCTATGTTCATGGAGTGACCAGCTTCATCTATGCAGGAGGATGCAGGTTCTACATGAAACCAACAGTCTGGACCCGTGTCTCAGCTGAGATAGATTGGATCAATGAG gTCATCACTAAAGGTTGA